A window of Nocardia arthritidis genomic DNA:
CTCCAGCTGCCGAGCCGCGATCATGCGCAGCGGCTCGATCTCCTCCTTGACGCTCGCGGCATCGATCAGGCTCTGTGCGATGCCGAGCGCCCGATCGACGAGTTCAGGGTCCTTGCCGAGCAATACGTTGAAACGCATCCGGAGGTCGTGGTACCCGCCGGTGCCGCCGCTCGAATTCGAATCGTCGAGCGCGGGCAACTCCGCGCCGAGCGCCAGGCTCAACCGTTCACGCAGCGGTAGCGGGGGTATCCGGGTACCGTTCTCGATCTGCTGGATCAGGCTGCGCGAACAATCGGACTTCTTCGCGAGCGCCGCCTGGGTGAGCCCGCGTTCCGTGCGGAGCCTGCGGACCAGTTCACCGACCTCCTCGCGGCCCGCGCTCGAACCAGCCATTCCACGTCTCCCGTCCTGCGCATGGGGTTGCCGTGCTCATCGTGTGTCATCCGGTCGTCATCATAGTCACGATGTGTCAAGGGTTGCCGTTCGGAGCACTGTGGGTTTCCCGAATGATGGCTGAGATCCGGATAGTTCGCGCCCCTCGGGAGCCGACCCGATGATCCCGGCGGCTCGTTCCCGTCTCGGCTCGGCCTGTGCGTGGCCAATCCTGCTGTTTCCGAGCGATTTTGCCGACATCGAGCCCGAATCTTGCTTAAACAATATCTTTTTGGATTTTTTCATATCCTGAGATATCACTAAGGCTTAATTGACACGCCGAAGTGGCGATCAATAGCATTGGTGTCAGCGCCACCCCGGCACCGGACCGGCTTACCCGCCGCACCCCGCGTTCGGACGGTGGCCGGATACGAGGAGGTGTCATGGCACTAGCGTTGACCGACTGGTTGATCACCAGCGACATCACCCCGGAAAGCGCGCGCTTCGTGCCGACCGCCGACGGTGGCCACTGGATCCTCAGCTGGCTCCCGGACATCCCGCTTTCCCGCGAGCGCGCGATCAGCGGCATGGTCCTCGACGAGACGCTGAGCGATCCCGATCCCGAAGATCCGCTGCTCGCAATGGAACTCGCCGCGATCAGGGCCGCAGACCTCGGCATGGAACTCGCCGAGGCCCTGCTGCGGCTCTACGCCCGCATCCTCGAGCGCGACCGGCAGCAGCCGCTGTCCGGCGCCCCCCGGCTATTCACCGCCGCGTGAAGCCGGGTGGCGCCGCTGCGGGGTCGGCGTCGCCCGGCTCCGCACTCAGCGACCGGAGACCACGTTCACCAGCTTCGGTGCGCGCACGATCACATTGGAAACCGCCCGTCCCGCAAGGGCATTGGTGACGCCCGGCGCGGAAAGAGCGAGCCTGCGCAGCGATTCGTCGTCGATGCCGGTCGGCACCTCCACCCGGCCGCGAACCTTGCCGTCGACCTGAAAGACGCAGACCGTGGTTTCGGCGGTGATCAAGGCGAAATCCGTGACCGGCCAACCGGAATCGGAAACCGATGGCCGATGGCCGAGCCGCTGCCACGCCTCCTCGGCGGTGAAGGGCGCGAAGCACGAGGTCATCCGGACCAGCGCCTCCGCGCCCTCGCGGATGGCCGGATCGCCCGCGCCCGGACCGCTGTCGACGGCCTTGCGCAGCAGGTTCGTCAGCTGCATCAGTTGCGCGATGGTGACGTTGAGCCGCTTGGCCGCCATCAGCTCGGTGGCCTTGGCGATCACCTCGTGCACCGATCTGCGCACCGCCGACGAGCCCACCGTTTCCACGGAAGTGCCTGCGGCACGGCCGATTTCGTCGGCCAGCCGATACACCCGGGCCAGCCATTTGACCGCGCCCTGCGGTGCCAGGTCGGCCCAGTCGATATCGTCCTCGGGCGGTCCGGCGAAGATCATGGTGACCCGCACCGCGTCGGGGCCGTACAGCTCGATCTGCTCCTGCAGGTTCACCAGATTGCCGAGGCTCTTGCTCATCGCCTTACCGTCCATCAGCACCTGGCCCTGATTGGTCAACCTGGTGAACGGCTCGGTGAACGGCAGCATTCCGGCGTCGTGCAGCACCTTGGTCAGGAACCGGGCATACAGCAGGTGACCGGTCGCATGCTCCTTGCCGCCGATGTATTCGTCCACCGGCAGCCAGCGCGCGATGCCGGCCGGATCGAACGGTCCATCGGCGTAATCCGGATTCGGATAGCGCAGGAAATACCAGGAGGAGTCGACGAAGGTGTCCATCGTGTCGGTATCGCGACGGGCCGGGGCGCCGCAGCGTGGGCAGGCCACCTCGGCCCAGTCCGTCGCGCTGGCCAGCGGTGAGCGCCCGCCCTCCGGCCGCAGCTGATAGCCGGTCTCCGGCAGCCGGACGGGCAGCTGCTCGTCCGGCACCGCGACCTCGCCGCAGGTATCGCAGTGGATGATGGGAATGGGTGTGCCCCAATATCTTTGGCGGGACAGCAGCCAGTCGTGCAGCCGGTAGGTGACTGTTGGGGCGCCGCGGCCACGCTCGGCCAGTTCGGCGACGATCTCGGCCTGCGCGGCGACGCTGTGCGCACCGGTGAACCGGCCCGAATCGACCAGCACACCGACGCCGTCGGCCGCGACGCCGGTCCTGGCCGGATCCGCCGCGCCCGTTTCGATCACGGTGCGCACCGGAAGTCCCAGTGCCAGCGCGAAATCGAGGTCGCGCTGATCGTGCGCGGGCACGGCCATGATCGCCCCGGTGCCGTATCCGGCCAGCACGTAATCGGCTGCGTATACCGGAATGCGTTCGCCGCTCAGCGGATTCACCGCATAGGTGCCGAGGAACACACCGGTCTTCGGCCGGTCGGTGGACAGTCGCTCGATCTCCGTCGCGGCGGCGACGGAGTCCCGATAGATGATCAGGTCTGTCGACCGGTCGGGCGCGCACAGTTCGGCCGCCAGCGGCGCATCGCAGGCGACGACGAAAACCGTTGCACCGTAAATGGTATCGGGCCTGGTGGTGAAGACACGGACCGGAGCGGAGCGGCCATCGATGGCGAAATCGATATGCGCGCCCTCGGATCTGCCGATCCAATTGCGCTGCATGGTCAGGACTTCCGACGGCCATGCCCCCTCCAGCTGGGCCATATCGTCGAGCAGTCGCTGCGCGTATTCGGTGATCCGGAAGAACCACTGGGTGAGCGCGCGCTTGCGCACCTGCGCCCCGCACCGCTCGCACCGGCCCTGGATCACCTGCTCATTGGCCAGGACGGTCTGATCGGTGGGACACCAGTTCACCGTCGCGTCGGCGCGGTAGGCCAGCCCGCGCTCGTACATGCGCAGGAACAGCCACTGATTCCAGCGGTAGTACTCCGGATCGCTCGTATGCAGCCGGGTCCGCCAATCGAACGAAATGCCGAGCCGCCGAAAGGATTCCGCCTGTGTCGCGATATTCCGGTAGGTCCAATCCCGCGGATCGAGTTCGCGTTTGAACGCCGCGTTCTCGGCGGGCAGGCCGAACGAGTCCCAGCCGACCGGGAAAAGCGTATCCGCACCGGACATCCGGGCGAATCGGGCCATCGCGTCGCTGATCGCGTAGACCTCCGCGTGACCCATGTGCAGGTCGCCCGACGGGTAGGGAAACATGCTGACGATATACCGGCGCTCGGCGGGCGCGCCGTCGCCGAGTAACCGTGAGACCTCGAAGGATCCGAGTAGATCCCACGACCGGAGCCACCGGTCTACGGTGGTTGTCGGGTCGAAGGTCTCGTCGCTCGAATCGTCAACGGAAGAGGTCATCGTCAGGCTTCACTCGCTGTGGTCGAAATCGAATAGGGGTAAATGGGTGCGGTGACACACCCGCAAACCGCCGTCGACCCCAGAATGCCAGGGTCGACGGCCGATTGCGATCGTATATTGGCCACCGCGGCCCACCCGCTCTAGCCCGACCACACGGGAAAGCTGGTGCAGAACAACACATCTGATTCCGAATGCGACACCAGATGCGTATCGTGCCCGGTTCGGTTCAGCAGTTACTGGGCGCCGGTCTGCCGTCGAACCGGTCGGCCAGGTAGGCAATGCCCTTGGGCGCGTTGAGCATCGCGGTGCCGTGATCGGCGCCGGGCAGCATCTCGAACAGCACCGGGGTCCCGGCGCGGCAGTACCGCTGCGCCACCTCCCTCGCCAATTGCGGACTCACCACATCCGCGGAGCCGTGCCACTGGTATAGCGGCACCCGCGGCACACCGTTGAAGGTTTCCAGGCTGTTCTCGTGCAGTATCCGGATCTGGGCGGTGTTGACGTCGTCGGGAGTGCCGCTGAAGTAATCACTGAACCGCTTGTTCGCCGCCGACGCGACGATTTCCTCGGTGCAGGCGTTGGCGATCCGGCCGCGCAGCTGTTCACCGGCCGGATTCAACCAACCGTCCAGCGCCATTTCCTTCGGATACTCCCGTTCCAGCCCGACCGCCCCGGCGAAACCCAGACCGAACAGCACGTTCGGCTGCCCGCTCAGCTCCAGCGCGAGCTTGCCGATATTCACCGGAACCCCGCCCTCGGCGACACCGACGATGGGCAGTTCCGGCGCGTACTCCGGGGCGAGCGCGGCGGCGAAACCGGTCGCCATGCCGCCGCCGGAATAGCCGGCCAACCCGACCGGGCTGTCCGTCAATCCCGCGGGTGCGAACCGCTTCGACGCGCGCACGCCGTCGAGCACGATCCGGCCGCTCATCTTGGCGGCGCCGTAGGCGCTGTCCGGCCCGAGGTGGTCGGCGACGGACACCGCCCAACCACGCGCCAGCAGCAGGTTCAGCGCAGGCGCCTCCTTCACCTCGCCGGTGAACAGTCCGTGCGACGGCGCACACTGCAGGCCGAGCGAATTGATGAACGGCTGATACGCCACCAGCGGCCGGTTGCCGCCCCCGCCGAGCGGCAACAGCAGCGTGGTGACGGCGCCGATCGGCTCGCCCGCGGAATTCGTCGACCGGTACAGCAGTTGCCATGCGGTAGCGCCGAGGAATCCGGGAGCCGGAATCTGCCTGCTGCGCACCACATCTCCGGCCCGGTAATTTCCGATATCGGCCGGGGCCGCATAGAACGGATCCGGATCCGCGGCCGGGTATATCGTCGCGGCCTGGGCCGGACTCGCCGACGACAGGCCGATCGAGAGGGCGGCAAGTACACTGCTGACTTGCCAGTAGAGCCGCCTCAATCGTTGTCCTGCAAGGTATTTCATTATCGTTGCTCCGTTGCCGGTCGGGGGCTGCATCGATCTACTTGCGGTACTGCAACTTTCGGTGGAATCACGCCGCGGTACGGAGCTCGTCGTCGAGCCCGTGCGCGGCGAGGATCCTGGCTCGCTTGCGCGGCTGGATATTCGCCTTGGTCACATCGCCGCCGAGGTGTGCCATCAGGCGCCGATCCATGACGTACCGCCACACCGGCGGGACCATGGCGAAGAGGATCATGGTCGCGTAACCCGCCGGAAGTTGCGGGGACTCTTGGGAACTGCGCAGCGTCTGATAGCGACGGCCCGGATTGGCGTGATGATCGCTGTGCCGCTGCAGATGGAACAGGAAGATATTGGTGACCAGCCGGTCGCTGTTCCAGCTGTCCCGCGGCGAGCACCTCGCCCACTTGCCGTTGCGTTTGCGCCGACGCAACAGCCCGTAGTGCTCGACGTAATTCACCGTCTCCAGCAGACCGGCGCCGAGCACGGCCTGCAGCAACAGATACGGCAAGATACGCCAACCGAATACCGCGATCAGCCCGCCGAACAACACCAGTGTCATCGACCACGCCTGCAGGATGTGGTTCTGGATGCTCCACCAACCGAGGTCCTTCCGGCGCAGGCGCGTCCGCTCCAGCTCGATCGCGGAACGGAAGCCGCCGATCACGCTGCGCGGCAAGAACTCCCACAGCGATTCACCCAACCGTGCACTCGCCGGATCGTCCGGCGTCGCCACTCGCACATGATGACCGCGATTGTGCTCGACGAAGAAATGACCGTAACCCGACTGCGCCAGCGCGATTTTCGCCAGCCATCGCTCCAAATGCTCTACCCGATGCCCCAATTCGTGCGCGGCGTTGATCCCGATACCGCTCACGAAACCCAGCGTCGCCGCCAGCCCCAGCTTGTCGATCAACCGCAGATCGTCACCGGCCCACATGGCGCAGGCGATGAGCAGCCCGATCACCTGGACCGGCAAGAACATATAGGTGCACCACCGGTAATACCGGTCGTTGGACAGCAACTCGTAATCCTCGTCGCGCGGATTGTTACCGTCCTCACCCACCACCCAGTCCAGCACCGGAATGATGACGAAAATGATGATCGGGCCGATCCACCAGAACACCGTAAGGCCCGTCCGCAACACCAACTGCGACGGCAGCAGCGCGCTCATCGGCGCGATGAGACCCAAAACCCACAGGTAACGCTTGGGATCGCGTACCTTCTTACGTACTCCGAACGTCCACATGTGTTATCCGGCCGCCACACTTCCGGGATTCAGATTCAGCGCGGATATCAGCTGACCGAATATGACACCGAGCGGACCTGGTAATAACGGTTTCGGCGCGGGCGGCGGATTGTCGTCCTGCTGGGCCACCTGCTGCACGATGACGCGGGCATGCCGATGCCGCAGCGTTCCCATCGGATCGTCGGCCGGCGGCGGTGGTTCCGGCGCCACGGTATCGGGCAATGCCTGCGTGACACCCGGCTGGTCAGCGGTCCGCGGCAACGCCGACGACAGACTGCTGGCATGTGGTCGATCGATTCCGGAAACCGGCGGCGCCGCAACCCTATTGGTCTGGATGGCCCGATCGCCGATACCGATGGCGGCAGCGAGCAGGGCGGCCGTGGACACCACGACCATGCCCACCGGCGCGGCCGGCCGGCGAATTGTGTTGTGTTTACCCATGAGCTGCGTTCCTTCGAGACTGTCGATGATTCGCCGCATAGGCCGAATTTTCGAAAGCGAAGGTAACGGTTCGATATACCCGATGACCAGCAGAATAAGGGCAACTTCAAGCTTGTTAAGCGGCTTTCGCGCGGCATTACGCTACCGTAGGTTCGGGTTAATTCAGTTGAGGCTACAATATGACCCAGGTCACAGTGCCTCGATTACTTTCAGATTGACGTAACTGTGATCAAACGGATATCATCGGCGCACAAACAGAGCGGCATCTCGAAAAGCTTTATTGAAAAGGCTCGCGAGAGCCGATTCGCGGATGAACGCAACATAAACCCAGTGAATCCCAGTATTTTGCACGGTCCGCGCCGCTCGACGCTTGCCACGACCCATCCTACCGAGTATTCACTGAATTTTCAGTGCGCCGACTGAATATTCAGTGACGGTAGTTCAGGCGCGGCCACCCGAGCCGTCGGCTCGCATCAAAGGTTACCGATGTCTGAATATTCTATGTCGACCACCAATGCCATAACACTACGCCAATTCGACTATTTCGTTAACACCGTGCAGCTCGGTTCCCTTTCCGCCGCTGCCAGGAAATTCGGGGTTACTCCGTCAGCGATGTCGCAGCAACTCGACGCCCTGGAAGGGTTATTGGGCAGAAAGCTGTTCGATCCGCAGTCGCGGCGCTCGACGCTGACCAAATTCGGCACCGAGTTCTTCGCGCAGGCCACCGATGTCGTCGCCACCGTCGACCGCGCCCTGACCATAGGGCAAACGTTCAGCGATGGCGTGATGACCATCGGGACGACGCCGACCATCGCCAACAAGTTGCTGCCGCCGCTGATCTACCGCATGCGCGCCGACCGCAGCACCGAGAATATCGAGGTCCGCTCGTACACCAATATCCGCGAGCTCTACTCGTCGCTGGACAACGGCGCCCTCGATATCGCCGTCGGACCACTCGGGCGCTCCGCCGCGCGGTTCGTCTACTCGTTCGGCGAGGAGGAACTGGTCGTCGCCTGCCACCACAGTCAGGAAAGCAAATTCGACGGTTCGTGGGATCGGCTGGCCGAGGCGCCCTGGATCCGCTGCGGTTCGGATTCCGATCTCACCGGCATCATCGCCCGGGAATCCGAGCGGGCCGGAGTGAATATTCGCTATGCGGTGACGGCGCCGGATGTCACCGCCGCGCTGAGCATGGTCGAACACGGCGTCGGCGTCGCGCTGGTACCGAAGATGTCGCTGCACGGATCGTCCCGGCTGCTGTCGACGGTGCGCCTGCCGCGGACGATCAAACGAGAATTGATCGTGCACGCCCGTGATATGTCGCTGCACGTCGAGAAATTCCTGGAAATCATTACCAATTCGGATGTGGTCCGGAAATTCGGCGCGGCCGGGCTGCTGGAAATCCGGCGCTCGGTCGCATTCCGGGTACCGCGTCGAAACCCGGTTCCGGCCCGGCCAGTATTACAGGATGCGGAATGAACACCGAAAAAGTCGCGGCAGGTGTCGGCCTGAGTATCGGGACGGTGAATTCGGTGGCGGCCGCGGTCCGCGGCGGGCGCCCATCGGTGTTCACCCGCCGCAGCGGCGTCACAATCGATCGCGCCGGTACGGTACACCCCGGTGGCGGCCGATCCGGTACGGCGGTAACGGATTTCGCCGATCTGTCGGGTGATCCCGAACCGGTGGTCGTCGGCGGGCGGATCTGGTCGGCCGCGAATCTCGTTGCGGCCGTGGTGCAAAACCTATCCGAATGCGTGCCGGGCAGACAAACCGTCCTGACCTATCCCGGCTGCTACTCGGACAAGCAGGTGGAGCTGCTGCGGCAGGCACTCGACCTGGCCGACGCGGGTGCGGTGCGACTGCTGCCGGAACCGATGGCCGCGGTCGCCTGGCTCGAACACGAAAATGGTTCCCTGACAAAGGGTTTCGTGCTGGTCTATGACCTCGGCGCGAACAGTCTCGATATCACCGTGGTGCGGATCGGTGCGGGCCCGGACGACCATGCGATCGTCGGTGAAACGTTGCGCTCCTACGGTTTCGGCGGCAGGCCGCTCGGTTCGGCCATCGCGCGACGCACCTTCGCCGACGCCTCCGATACCCGGCTGCCGTCGACGCTCGTCGACTTCGGCGAGCTGCGGGCCCGCCACATCCGCGACAGCATCGACCTGGTTCGCGATCAGGTGCGCGCCGCCGGTCTGTCCATGGCCGATATCGATCGAATCCTGTTGGCGGGTGGTGCGGTTCGGCCGCCGGAGGTCGCGGCGGTGATGGCCGAACTCGGCCGGCCCGTGGTGCAGGCGGCCGATCCCGGCCAATGCGTCGCGACGGGGGCCGCCTGGTACGCCACCCGCATCGGCCGATCCGACACCTCCGCGCCGCGGCAACGACCGTGGCCCGCCCTGGTATCCGGCGCCGCATCGCTGTCGGTGGCGGCACTGATGCTGGCCGCGCTGCCTGCCCCGCCCGGCGACTATCCATGGTCACCGGCCCCGACCATCGATCGTCTTCCCGACCTGCCCAGCGCATTCGTCGAACATCCCAAGCACCTCGCATCGACCCCGAATATGCCGCTCCCGCAGGCTTTTACACCCCCGGAGACAGCTGATTCGGCGCCCGTCGCGACACCGCGATCGCCCGACCCCACACAGTCCGACGATCCGCCGTCCGACGACAGCCCGAAACCGTCGCGGCATTCGGTCGCGGTGCCATACCAGCCCGTGAACCCGGGACAGTTCGTCCCCGGCTATTCGTGGCCGGATGCCACTGCGGGCCAAGACAACTCGCAGCCGACCGGTACCGCGGTCCCGCCCACCGGCACACCGGAACCATCGGCCAGCGAAACTCCAACGGCCACAAACCAATCCGGCCAGCCACAGCCATTCACCCTCCCCGCGACGCCGGGCGACGCGGTCGCTTCCGGCTCCCCCGCGCCCGCCCCGTCGAACGGCCCCGCGGCCACCGGAACATCCGGCGGCCCCGCCAGCTCATCGGGTGGCGACACCCCAAGCGGCACTTCGAGTGGCAGGACAACACCCGGTGGCGCAACCGCGGATCCCGGACCGGCGAGCGGCCCGGCGCATCCGGCGGCACCGAACCATCCGGAGAGCCCGTCGCACCCCGGCAGTCCATCCCACCCTTCGATCCGCTGAGATCGAAGACGCCCTACCGGAGGGCTCGCTCGCGGGGCACCAGGAGTGATAGCAGAGCCAACACCAGCCCACCGCCGAGCACATAGAGTCCCCATGTTCCGGAGAGCAGATGGCGATAGTCGCTGCGGAGTTGGTGGTCGAACCGCTCATCCAACCGCCAGGCGAGCACACCCAGCGCCGCCAGTCCGACGAGCACGCCGAGCCAGCCCGCGATGCGTGAGCCGAACAGCGCCGCGATGAGCACGACGGCGGCGACGCCGAGCAGCACGATGATCAGCGAGGTCTGGAAGGATGCCGACTGGCCGCCGATCTGGTCGAGCGAGCCGCCGGAGGCGAACCCGTCGCGCAGGTCGGTCAGCCGGACATGGCGCGACTCGACGGTGCCGATGAGCGGACCGAAGGCCCCGACCGCGATGGCGATCGCGCAGGCGAACAGCACCAGGTGTACGAAAGTACGCATACCTCCACGGTATTGGGAGATCACCCGATCACGCCGTAACGTCAAGGCCAGTGGACACGTGTCCCGCATACGGTTCGGCCGGGGCGACATCCACCACCCCGGCCGAATTCCTTGCGCCGCAACCTAATAGGCGCTGCCGACGAAGTCGCCCGTAGACCCGCGCACGGCCGGAGCGAATGCGGAGGTACGCCTAACTCGAGATGGTCGAATTCATCCAGTTGATCACCGCGACCTGGTAGTCGTGGGTGTCCAGCGCCAGGTTGATCGCGTGCCCGCTACCCGGCACCACGAAGGTTTGCAGCCGCGCCTTCGGGCTGAAGTACGGCGCCTCCTCGGCCAGCAGCGACTGTGGCGACGCACAGACCACATAGCCCGCACCGCAGGCCAGCCGGTCGCGGCCACCGTTGACGATCATGACCGGCACGTCCATCAGGCTCGACTCGCCGGGCAGCGTCGTCAGCAGACCGTCCGGATACTCGCTGATCGAGAACATCTCCTTATTCGCCTCGTCGATCTTCAGCACCTCGGGATCGACATCGGCGGGGTCGAAGAAATCGTGTAAGCGGGTGCCGGGCCTGCTGACCAGATAATTCGGATCGACACCGCTGTTGGCGAATTTCGGATCCTGTACCGCCGGATAGTAGCCGGCGATCACGCTGAACGTCCCTGGCAGGTCCAGCGCATGGGAATACCCGGTGAGCAGCACGCCGTCGACATCATGATTGGCGATCTGCTCCATGATCGAGGTGGACGAGGTCAGCGAATGGCCGACCGTGACGACCTTCTCGAACGGCTGGGCGCCGGCGAGCCCGCGACGCAGGGACTGCACCATATCGTGCAGTGCCGTCGCGGTGGTGTTCGCGGACAGCGACAGCGCGGGCGGATGCGTGCTGTCGCCATTGCCGAGCCGGTCCACGATGAGCGTCGCGAAACCCGCGGCATTCATCGCCCGGCGGAAACTGTATTTCTCTGGCTGATAGGGGAAGTCCCAATATGTTCCGTTGTAATTGGACCCCGACATCAGCACCATGACGGCCTTTGCCGATCGCGAAGGCACACACAGCGTTCCGACCAGCGTGCCCTGCGGCTGCTGGAAGGAAACCGGTTGGCAGCCATCCGATGACGCTTGATCGGCTTGGGCAATACCGGGCACGAAGCACAGTAGTGTTGTCACTGCGGATGCGGCCATGGCCCGTAATGAGGTTCGCACGCGACGCGCTCCCTTTGGTGAATACGCGAAACCATTTATGTGCAGCTATCAGTGAGGGAGGCTATAACCCGCGCCGGTCGGTTCGCAAGGTTACTCGCCGAAAATCGGCAAG
This region includes:
- a CDS encoding Hsp70 family protein, with the protein product MNTEKVAAGVGLSIGTVNSVAAAVRGGRPSVFTRRSGVTIDRAGTVHPGGGRSGTAVTDFADLSGDPEPVVVGGRIWSAANLVAAVVQNLSECVPGRQTVLTYPGCYSDKQVELLRQALDLADAGAVRLLPEPMAAVAWLEHENGSLTKGFVLVYDLGANSLDITVVRIGAGPDDHAIVGETLRSYGFGGRPLGSAIARRTFADASDTRLPSTLVDFGELRARHIRDSIDLVRDQVRAAGLSMADIDRILLAGGAVRPPEVAAVMAELGRPVVQAADPGQCVATGAAWYATRIGRSDTSAPRQRPWPALVSGAASLSVAALMLAALPAPPGDYPWSPAPTIDRLPDLPSAFVEHPKHLASTPNMPLPQAFTPPETADSAPVATPRSPDPTQSDDPPSDDSPKPSRHSVAVPYQPVNPGQFVPGYSWPDATAGQDNSQPTGTAVPPTGTPEPSASETPTATNQSGQPQPFTLPATPGDAVASGSPAPAPSNGPAATGTSGGPASSSGGDTPSGTSSGRTTPGGATADPGPASGPAHPAAPNHPESPSHPGSPSHPSIR
- a CDS encoding lipase family protein, which produces MKYLAGQRLRRLYWQVSSVLAALSIGLSSASPAQAATIYPAADPDPFYAAPADIGNYRAGDVVRSRQIPAPGFLGATAWQLLYRSTNSAGEPIGAVTTLLLPLGGGGNRPLVAYQPFINSLGLQCAPSHGLFTGEVKEAPALNLLLARGWAVSVADHLGPDSAYGAAKMSGRIVLDGVRASKRFAPAGLTDSPVGLAGYSGGGMATGFAAALAPEYAPELPIVGVAEGGVPVNIGKLALELSGQPNVLFGLGFAGAVGLEREYPKEMALDGWLNPAGEQLRGRIANACTEEIVASAANKRFSDYFSGTPDDVNTAQIRILHENSLETFNGVPRVPLYQWHGSADVVSPQLAREVAQRYCRAGTPVLFEMLPGADHGTAMLNAPKGIAYLADRFDGRPAPSNC
- a CDS encoding alpha/beta hydrolase: MRTSLRAMAASAVTTLLCFVPGIAQADQASSDGCQPVSFQQPQGTLVGTLCVPSRSAKAVMVLMSGSNYNGTYWDFPYQPEKYSFRRAMNAAGFATLIVDRLGNGDSTHPPALSLSANTTATALHDMVQSLRRGLAGAQPFEKVVTVGHSLTSSTSIMEQIANHDVDGVLLTGYSHALDLPGTFSVIAGYYPAVQDPKFANSGVDPNYLVSRPGTRLHDFFDPADVDPEVLKIDEANKEMFSISEYPDGLLTTLPGESSLMDVPVMIVNGGRDRLACGAGYVVCASPQSLLAEEAPYFSPKARLQTFVVPGSGHAINLALDTHDYQVAVINWMNSTISS
- the leuS gene encoding leucine--tRNA ligase, which codes for MTSSVDDSSDETFDPTTTVDRWLRSWDLLGSFEVSRLLGDGAPAERRYIVSMFPYPSGDLHMGHAEVYAISDAMARFARMSGADTLFPVGWDSFGLPAENAAFKRELDPRDWTYRNIATQAESFRRLGISFDWRTRLHTSDPEYYRWNQWLFLRMYERGLAYRADATVNWCPTDQTVLANEQVIQGRCERCGAQVRKRALTQWFFRITEYAQRLLDDMAQLEGAWPSEVLTMQRNWIGRSEGAHIDFAIDGRSAPVRVFTTRPDTIYGATVFVVACDAPLAAELCAPDRSTDLIIYRDSVAAATEIERLSTDRPKTGVFLGTYAVNPLSGERIPVYAADYVLAGYGTGAIMAVPAHDQRDLDFALALGLPVRTVIETGAADPARTGVAADGVGVLVDSGRFTGAHSVAAQAEIVAELAERGRGAPTVTYRLHDWLLSRQRYWGTPIPIIHCDTCGEVAVPDEQLPVRLPETGYQLRPEGGRSPLASATDWAEVACPRCGAPARRDTDTMDTFVDSSWYFLRYPNPDYADGPFDPAGIARWLPVDEYIGGKEHATGHLLYARFLTKVLHDAGMLPFTEPFTRLTNQGQVLMDGKAMSKSLGNLVNLQEQIELYGPDAVRVTMIFAGPPEDDIDWADLAPQGAVKWLARVYRLADEIGRAAGTSVETVGSSAVRRSVHEVIAKATELMAAKRLNVTIAQLMQLTNLLRKAVDSGPGAGDPAIREGAEALVRMTSCFAPFTAEEAWQRLGHRPSVSDSGWPVTDFALITAETTVCVFQVDGKVRGRVEVPTGIDDESLRRLALSAPGVTNALAGRAVSNVIVRAPKLVNVVSGR
- a CDS encoding LysR family transcriptional regulator produces the protein MSTTNAITLRQFDYFVNTVQLGSLSAAARKFGVTPSAMSQQLDALEGLLGRKLFDPQSRRSTLTKFGTEFFAQATDVVATVDRALTIGQTFSDGVMTIGTTPTIANKLLPPLIYRMRADRSTENIEVRSYTNIRELYSSLDNGALDIAVGPLGRSAARFVYSFGEEELVVACHHSQESKFDGSWDRLAEAPWIRCGSDSDLTGIIARESERAGVNIRYAVTAPDVTAALSMVEHGVGVALVPKMSLHGSSRLLSTVRLPRTIKRELIVHARDMSLHVEKFLEIITNSDVVRKFGAAGLLEIRRSVAFRVPRRNPVPARPVLQDAE
- a CDS encoding alkane 1-monooxygenase, which encodes MWTFGVRKKVRDPKRYLWVLGLIAPMSALLPSQLVLRTGLTVFWWIGPIIIFVIIPVLDWVVGEDGNNPRDEDYELLSNDRYYRWCTYMFLPVQVIGLLIACAMWAGDDLRLIDKLGLAATLGFVSGIGINAAHELGHRVEHLERWLAKIALAQSGYGHFFVEHNRGHHVRVATPDDPASARLGESLWEFLPRSVIGGFRSAIELERTRLRRKDLGWWSIQNHILQAWSMTLVLFGGLIAVFGWRILPYLLLQAVLGAGLLETVNYVEHYGLLRRRKRNGKWARCSPRDSWNSDRLVTNIFLFHLQRHSDHHANPGRRYQTLRSSQESPQLPAGYATMILFAMVPPVWRYVMDRRLMAHLGGDVTKANIQPRKRARILAAHGLDDELRTAA